A region of Legionella donaldsonii DNA encodes the following proteins:
- a CDS encoding 3-deoxy-7-phosphoheptulonate synthase class II, which produces MHQWSPMSWQQHSYEQAANYPDQNQLAKVVEQLSNLPPLVTSGEIKNLKQAIAKAGRGEAFILQGGDCAESFNECRSDIISNKLKILLQMSLILLHGMRKPIIRIGRIAGQYAKPRSSDHETIDGVTLPSYRGDLVNSQQFDAPSRVPNPKLMLQGYSCAAMTLNFIRALLDGGFADLHHPQRWDLRFVEHSPQAEEYHAIVRSLSDSLAFIEAIEGSSNNSLFNKVDFFTSHEALHLHYEQALTRHLHDGLWYNLSTHLPWIGMRTAKLDSAHLEFLRGVQNPIGIKVGPSATKEWLTEVMEIINPNREEGRLLLITRLGAKGIDKLLPPLIETVKATKSPVTWSCDPMHGNTETTSDGIKTRHFDNILSELQQAVKIHREMGSYLGGVHFELTGDNVTECIGGARGLSAEDLKHAYRSLVDPRLNYEQSLEMAIQLSKQFNVK; this is translated from the coding sequence ATGCACCAGTGGTCGCCAATGTCATGGCAACAACATTCTTATGAGCAAGCTGCCAATTACCCTGATCAGAATCAATTAGCAAAAGTAGTTGAACAATTAAGCAACCTGCCACCACTGGTGACCAGTGGTGAAATAAAAAACTTAAAGCAAGCCATTGCAAAAGCTGGTCGAGGCGAAGCGTTTATCCTGCAAGGGGGCGATTGTGCCGAATCTTTTAATGAATGCCGTTCGGATATCATCAGTAATAAGCTGAAGATTTTGTTACAAATGAGCCTGATCCTGTTACACGGGATGCGCAAACCAATCATAAGGATAGGCCGTATCGCTGGCCAATACGCGAAACCGCGCTCATCTGATCACGAAACCATCGATGGCGTTACATTGCCAAGTTATCGTGGCGATTTGGTTAATTCACAACAATTTGATGCCCCCTCGCGTGTGCCCAATCCTAAATTGATGCTGCAAGGCTATAGCTGCGCCGCCATGACGCTTAATTTTATTCGTGCTTTATTAGATGGCGGCTTTGCAGATCTGCACCATCCGCAGCGCTGGGATTTACGTTTCGTTGAGCACTCACCACAAGCCGAGGAATACCACGCTATTGTGCGCTCGTTGTCTGATTCCTTAGCCTTTATTGAAGCAATTGAGGGCTCCAGTAACAATAGCCTATTTAACAAAGTTGATTTTTTTACTTCTCATGAAGCGTTGCATCTTCATTATGAACAAGCCTTAACCCGGCATCTGCATGATGGCCTATGGTATAATTTATCAACTCATTTACCCTGGATTGGCATGCGGACTGCAAAATTGGATAGTGCGCATTTGGAATTTTTGCGGGGTGTACAAAATCCAATTGGCATTAAAGTAGGCCCTTCAGCCACGAAAGAATGGCTGACCGAAGTGATGGAAATAATTAATCCAAATCGTGAGGAAGGACGCTTATTACTTATTACCCGTCTAGGTGCAAAAGGTATTGATAAATTATTGCCTCCTTTAATTGAAACTGTTAAGGCAACCAAAAGCCCGGTAACTTGGTCTTGTGATCCCATGCATGGCAATACAGAAACAACATCTGATGGCATTAAAACCAGGCATTTTGACAACATCCTGTCAGAATTACAGCAAGCAGTTAAAATTCATCGTGAAATGGGTAGTTATCTGGGTGGAGTTCACTTTGAATTAACCGGTGATAACGTTACTGAATGTATTGGCGGTGCACGTGGTTTAAGTGCAGAAGATCTAAAACATGCCTATCGCAGCCTGGTGGATCCTCGTTTGAATTACGAGCAATCGTTAGAAATGGCGATCCAGCTCAGTAAACAATTTAATGTAAAATAG
- the grpE gene encoding nucleotide exchange factor GrpE, with amino-acid sequence MSEDKRKNWHKIKENSELEDELFDHEDSEDEEDAKSEPGENALEHPSYSALEEQLTLAEQKAHENWEKAVRAMAEVDNIRRRAERDVAHAHRYSLEKIINALLPVVDSLEQALQLCEKEGQEGMKEGLELTMKLFIDALKKHGVTQINPEGAPFDPQEHEAMSIQEVPGVAANTVLTVFQKGFKLNDRLIRPARVIVAKAK; translated from the coding sequence ATGAGCGAAGATAAAAGAAAAAATTGGCATAAAATCAAAGAAAATAGTGAATTAGAAGACGAGCTCTTTGACCATGAAGACTCTGAGGATGAAGAAGACGCAAAGTCGGAGCCTGGCGAAAATGCTTTAGAGCACCCAAGTTATTCTGCGCTTGAAGAGCAACTCACCCTTGCAGAACAAAAAGCCCATGAAAACTGGGAAAAAGCAGTGCGAGCCATGGCGGAAGTAGATAATATTCGCCGGCGTGCTGAGCGTGATGTGGCTCATGCACATCGCTATAGCCTGGAAAAAATAATTAATGCGTTATTACCGGTGGTTGATAGTCTCGAGCAGGCTCTACAGCTTTGTGAAAAAGAAGGTCAGGAAGGCATGAAGGAGGGCTTGGAGTTGACTATGAAGTTGTTCATCGATGCTTTGAAAAAACATGGTGTGACGCAGATAAATCCGGAAGGAGCTCCGTTTGATCCACAAGAGCATGAAGCGATGTCGATCCAAGAGGTTCCCGGTGTTGCAGCGAATACTGTTTTAACGGTATTCCAAAAAGGCTTCAAATTAAATGATCGACTAATTCGCCCAGCAAGAGTCATTGTTGCTAAAGCGAAATAA
- the dnaK gene encoding molecular chaperone DnaK, translating into MAKIIGIDLGTTNSCVAIMEGDKPRVIENSEGSRTTPSIVAFTDDNEVLVGQSAKRQAVTNPKKTLFAVKRLIGRRFDDPIVQKDIKMVPYEIVKADNGDAWVRVNNQDKAPPQISAEVLRKMKKTAEDYLGEEVKEAVITVPAYFNDSQRQATKDAGRIAGLEVKRIINEPTAAALAYGMDKKRGDSVIAVYDLGGGTFDISIIEIAEVDGEHQFEVLATNGDTFLGGEDFDLALIEYLAAEFKKDSGIDLHNDPLALQRLKEAAEKAKIELSSTQQTDVNLPYITADASGPKHLNIKLTRAKLESLVEKLVERSIEPCRVALKDAGLTVSQINEVILVGGQTRMPLVQKTVQDFFGKEPRKDVNPDEAVAVGAAIQAAVLSGDVKDILLLDVTPLSLGIETLGGVMTKLIEKNTTIPTKANQVFSTADDNQTAVTVHVLQGEREQASANKSLGRFDLTDIPSAPRGVPQIEVTFDIDANGILNVSAKDKATGKAQSIVIKASSGLSDAEVEAMVKDAQSHAEEDRKFKEMADIRNQADSLIHNSEKSLKDLATELSDDEKKGIETAIAELKEAVKGNDKAHIEDKLKILSEASSKMAERIYAKKSAEGQQQEAPGDAKAQESTKAADEGVVDAEFEEVQDDKK; encoded by the coding sequence ATGGCAAAAATTATCGGAATTGACTTAGGTACAACAAATTCCTGCGTAGCAATAATGGAAGGTGATAAACCTCGTGTAATTGAAAATAGCGAAGGTTCTCGCACTACTCCTTCAATTGTTGCTTTTACCGATGATAATGAAGTATTGGTTGGGCAGTCTGCAAAGCGTCAGGCAGTGACTAACCCTAAAAAAACCCTGTTTGCAGTAAAACGATTAATCGGTCGTCGTTTTGATGATCCTATCGTACAAAAAGACATTAAAATGGTGCCTTATGAGATTGTTAAAGCAGACAATGGTGATGCCTGGGTAAGAGTAAATAATCAAGATAAAGCGCCACCACAAATCTCTGCAGAAGTTTTACGTAAAATGAAAAAAACTGCTGAAGATTATTTAGGTGAAGAAGTGAAAGAAGCAGTTATCACGGTACCTGCCTATTTCAATGATTCGCAACGCCAGGCTACCAAAGATGCTGGTCGTATTGCTGGGCTCGAAGTCAAACGTATCATCAATGAGCCAACCGCAGCGGCGCTCGCTTATGGTATGGATAAAAAACGAGGTGATTCAGTCATTGCTGTTTATGATCTTGGTGGTGGTACTTTTGATATTTCTATTATTGAAATTGCTGAGGTAGATGGCGAGCATCAATTCGAAGTATTAGCTACTAATGGTGATACGTTCCTTGGTGGGGAAGATTTTGATTTGGCATTAATAGAATACCTTGCTGCTGAATTTAAAAAAGACAGTGGGATTGATTTACACAATGATCCCTTAGCTCTGCAGCGCTTAAAAGAAGCCGCTGAGAAAGCCAAGATTGAGCTGTCTTCTACACAACAAACTGATGTGAATTTGCCTTATATTACAGCTGATGCCTCCGGGCCAAAACATTTGAATATCAAATTGACTCGCGCCAAATTGGAGTCTTTGGTTGAGAAATTGGTCGAACGTTCTATTGAGCCTTGCCGTGTAGCCCTGAAAGATGCAGGCTTGACTGTATCGCAAATCAATGAAGTGATTCTGGTTGGTGGTCAAACACGCATGCCGCTTGTGCAAAAAACGGTACAAGATTTCTTTGGCAAAGAGCCACGTAAAGATGTGAATCCTGATGAAGCTGTGGCAGTTGGTGCTGCTATTCAAGCGGCTGTTCTATCAGGGGACGTAAAAGATATTCTCTTGCTTGATGTTACCCCACTTTCTTTGGGTATCGAAACGCTGGGTGGTGTGATGACCAAGCTAATCGAGAAAAATACCACTATTCCAACTAAAGCGAATCAAGTGTTTTCAACGGCGGATGATAATCAAACGGCAGTGACAGTTCATGTGTTACAAGGGGAGCGCGAACAGGCCTCTGCCAACAAATCGCTGGGTCGTTTTGATTTAACGGATATTCCTTCAGCACCGCGTGGGGTACCGCAGATTGAGGTAACTTTCGATATCGACGCGAATGGTATCCTTAATGTTTCTGCTAAAGATAAGGCAACTGGTAAGGCGCAATCCATCGTGATTAAGGCATCCAGTGGGTTGAGTGATGCAGAAGTTGAAGCGATGGTGAAAGACGCGCAATCGCACGCAGAAGAAGATAGAAAATTCAAAGAAATGGCTGATATACGTAACCAAGCCGATAGTCTTATTCATAACAGTGAGAAATCGTTAAAGGATTTAGCGACCGAATTGTCTGATGATGAGAAAAAAGGTATAGAAACGGCTATTGCTGAATTGAAAGAAGCTGTAAAAGGTAATGACAAGGCCCACATAGAAGATAAATTAAAAATTCTAAGTGAGGCTTCTTCCAAGATGGCCGAGCGTATTTATGCGAAAAAATCAGCGGAAGGCCAGCAACAGGAAGCACCTGGTGACGCTAAAGCTCAAGAATCAACAAAAGCAGCAGATGAAGGTGTTGTCGATGCTGAGTTTGAAGAAGTTCAGGATGATAAGAAATAA
- the dnaJ gene encoding molecular chaperone DnaJ, with amino-acid sequence MEQQDYYELLGVSRNAEESEIKKAYRKLAMKYHPDRNSNDKAAEEKFKEIQKAYAVLSDQQKRAAYDRFGHAGVDPSMGGGHGGFGGFGDVFEDIFENIFSGGRSAGRQSRAQRGADLQFNVQLTLEEAALGKQIEITVPRHVVCEVCTGSGAKKGTTPKTCETCNGVGQVRIQQGFFSIQQTCPTCHGEGKIVTDPCTNCHGQGRVRESKKLTVKIPAGVDNGDRVRLGGEGEAGIHGGPPGDLYVQINVKTHAIFERHESDLYCEVPISFITAALGGSIEVPTLEGRVTLKIPSETQTGKTFRLRGKGMKSVRGHATGDLLCSVVVETPVNLSKEQKELLTKLQDSLDSSKKTHSPRSTSWFDGVKKFFEDMKF; translated from the coding sequence ATGGAACAGCAGGATTATTATGAACTTCTTGGCGTTAGTCGTAATGCTGAGGAAAGCGAAATCAAAAAAGCTTATCGCAAACTGGCGATGAAATATCATCCCGACCGTAACTCTAATGATAAAGCAGCAGAAGAAAAATTTAAAGAAATACAGAAAGCCTATGCTGTGTTATCCGATCAACAAAAACGTGCTGCCTATGATCGTTTTGGGCATGCAGGTGTTGATCCTTCTATGGGTGGGGGGCATGGCGGTTTTGGTGGCTTTGGCGATGTTTTTGAAGATATTTTTGAGAATATATTTTCTGGTGGGCGTTCTGCAGGTAGACAGTCCCGGGCACAACGCGGTGCAGATTTACAATTTAATGTGCAGCTCACCTTAGAGGAGGCTGCTCTTGGCAAACAAATTGAGATCACTGTTCCTAGACATGTAGTCTGCGAGGTTTGTACAGGTTCGGGTGCTAAAAAAGGGACCACGCCAAAAACTTGTGAAACCTGTAATGGCGTAGGCCAGGTTCGTATCCAGCAAGGGTTTTTTTCTATACAACAAACCTGTCCGACTTGTCATGGGGAAGGAAAAATCGTTACTGATCCTTGTACTAATTGTCATGGGCAAGGTCGAGTCCGAGAGAGCAAAAAATTAACTGTCAAAATTCCTGCTGGTGTTGATAATGGCGATCGTGTACGTCTAGGCGGTGAAGGAGAGGCTGGTATCCATGGTGGTCCACCGGGTGATTTATACGTACAGATAAATGTTAAAACACACGCTATTTTTGAACGGCATGAAAGTGATCTGTATTGCGAAGTACCTATTAGTTTTATTACTGCAGCACTAGGCGGATCAATTGAAGTACCTACCCTGGAGGGTCGGGTTACTTTGAAGATTCCCAGCGAAACACAAACTGGAAAAACATTCCGTTTGCGTGGCAAGGGTATGAAGTCAGTGCGAGGTCATGCGACAGGCGATTTATTATGTAGCGTTGTTGTAGAAACCCCGGTGAATTTATCAAAAGAACAAAAAGAGTTGCTTACTAAATTGCAAGATTCTTTGGATAGCAGCAAGAAAACGCATTCACCGCGCTCTACTTCCTGGTTTGATGGTGTAAAAAAGTTTTTTGAAGACATGAAATTTTAA
- the carA gene encoding glutamine-hydrolyzing carbamoyl-phosphate synthase small subunit, with protein MFNKPAILVLADGTTFEGVSVGADGDSVGELVFNTAMTGYQEMLTDPSYAKQIITLTTAHVGNTGCNLEDMESSKIWAAGLVMRDCSLVASNYRSEQSLPDWLKKHGVVAIAGIDTRDLTLRLRQHGAVAACISTSTNETELALAKAKAFAGLEGMDLACEVSRKTVERWHEGRGGWGEASKPSRFHVVAYDFGVKHTILRILHDKGCHVTIVPAKTSAEEALALNPDGIFLSNGPGDPLACDYAIAATKKFLDANVPVFGICLGFQILGLACGAKSLKMKFGHHGANHPVIETDGLKRVLITSQNHGFAIDEDSLPDCLEVTHRSLFDQSLQGIRHKHKPAFGFQGHPEASPGPHDIEAIFEQFMAMMS; from the coding sequence ATGTTCAATAAACCTGCAATATTAGTGCTTGCCGACGGGACGACTTTTGAAGGCGTCTCTGTTGGTGCCGATGGTGACTCCGTAGGTGAATTAGTGTTTAACACAGCAATGACTGGTTATCAGGAAATGCTGACAGATCCCTCCTATGCCAAACAAATTATTACTCTAACCACCGCCCATGTTGGAAATACAGGTTGTAATCTTGAAGATATGGAGTCATCAAAGATCTGGGCTGCTGGTTTAGTGATGCGCGATTGCTCTTTGGTGGCCTCAAATTACCGCTCTGAACAATCGTTACCAGATTGGTTAAAAAAACATGGTGTTGTGGCAATTGCTGGTATAGATACACGTGACTTAACACTGCGGTTGCGTCAACACGGTGCTGTGGCCGCCTGTATTAGTACGTCGACCAATGAAACTGAACTTGCTTTAGCGAAGGCTAAAGCGTTTGCTGGTTTGGAAGGCATGGATCTGGCCTGTGAGGTATCGCGGAAAACAGTGGAACGTTGGCATGAAGGGCGCGGGGGATGGGGAGAGGCTTCTAAACCCTCTCGATTTCATGTTGTAGCCTATGATTTTGGTGTGAAACATACTATTTTGCGTATTCTCCATGATAAAGGCTGTCATGTAACGATTGTACCGGCTAAAACTTCGGCTGAAGAGGCACTGGCACTGAATCCTGATGGCATCTTTTTATCTAATGGGCCAGGTGATCCATTGGCTTGTGATTATGCAATTGCAGCAACTAAAAAATTTCTCGATGCGAATGTACCGGTTTTTGGAATTTGTTTAGGTTTTCAAATACTGGGTTTGGCCTGTGGTGCAAAATCACTTAAAATGAAATTTGGCCATCATGGTGCTAACCATCCGGTAATCGAGACTGATGGACTTAAACGAGTTCTAATTACTAGTCAAAATCATGGTTTTGCAATTGATGAAGATTCTTTGCCGGATTGCCTAGAAGTCACACACCGTTCTTTATTTGATCAGAGCTTACAAGGAATCAGGCATAAGCATAAGCCAGCCTTTGGTTTTCAAGGTCATCCGGAAGCTAGTCCCGGGCCGCATGATATTGAAGCCATTTTTGAGCAGTTTATGGCAATGATGAGTTAA
- the metK gene encoding methionine adenosyltransferase translates to MSDFHVFTSESVSEGHPDKIADQISDAILDAILAKDPKARVACETFVKTGMVLVGGEITTTAWVDVDEITRAVIKDIGYNSSEMGFDWASCAVLSAIGKQSPDIAQGVDNQQTKILGAGDQGMMFGYASKETDVYMPAPIAYSHRLMRKQASLRKENKLPWLRPDAKCQLTMRYEQGQPVAVDTIVFSTQHSPDISHQELTEAVREEIIKPILPAEWLLPKTRYFINPTGRFVIGGPLGDCGLTGRKIIVDTYGGMARHGGGCFSGKDPSKVDRSAAYAARHVAKNIVAAGLADKCEVQVSYAIGVAEPTSISVDTFGTGHLTNSEIIELINTHFDLTPQGIIDHHNLLRPIYRQTAAYGHYGREDLPWERLDKVAALSKAL, encoded by the coding sequence GTGAGTGATTTTCATGTTTTTACCTCAGAATCAGTTTCTGAGGGGCATCCAGATAAGATCGCCGATCAAATATCTGATGCTATTTTGGATGCTATTTTAGCTAAAGATCCTAAAGCCCGTGTGGCTTGTGAAACCTTTGTTAAAACCGGTATGGTTTTAGTGGGTGGTGAAATTACGACTACTGCGTGGGTTGATGTTGATGAAATTACTCGTGCGGTGATTAAAGACATTGGCTACAACAGTTCAGAGATGGGATTTGATTGGGCTTCATGTGCAGTCTTATCAGCAATTGGCAAGCAATCTCCTGACATAGCCCAAGGAGTAGATAACCAACAGACTAAAATTCTTGGCGCAGGCGATCAAGGCATGATGTTTGGTTATGCCAGCAAGGAAACAGACGTATATATGCCGGCACCTATTGCCTACTCGCATCGCTTAATGAGAAAACAGGCCAGTCTTCGTAAAGAAAATAAGCTGCCCTGGTTACGCCCAGATGCGAAATGTCAATTAACTATGCGCTATGAGCAGGGACAACCTGTTGCTGTGGATACCATCGTATTTTCTACTCAGCATTCTCCCGATATTAGTCATCAGGAGTTAACTGAAGCGGTTAGAGAAGAAATTATTAAACCGATATTGCCTGCTGAGTGGTTATTGCCTAAAACGCGTTACTTTATTAATCCAACAGGACGTTTCGTCATTGGTGGCCCCCTTGGAGATTGTGGTTTAACGGGGCGTAAGATCATAGTTGATACCTATGGTGGTATGGCACGCCATGGCGGTGGTTGCTTCTCTGGTAAAGATCCTTCTAAAGTGGATCGATCTGCTGCCTATGCTGCGCGTCATGTGGCAAAAAATATTGTAGCGGCTGGTTTGGCAGACAAATGTGAAGTCCAGGTATCCTACGCTATCGGTGTTGCAGAGCCAACCTCTATCAGTGTGGATACTTTTGGTACTGGCCATCTGACTAATTCAGAAATTATTGAATTGATTAATACTCATTTTGATTTAACCCCACAGGGTATTATCGATCATCATAATTTATTACGTCCTATCTATAGGCAAACTGCTGCTTACGGACACTATGGACGCGAAGATTTACCTTGGGAGCGTTTAGATAAAGTGGCTGCTTTAAGTAAAGCCTTATGA
- the ahcY gene encoding adenosylhomocysteinase gives MDTVVTKNHATQDYKVADLSLAAWGRKEIAIAETEMPGLMALRKEFATEKPLRGARIAGCLHMTIQTAVLIETLLALGAEVRWSSCNIFSTQNHAAAAMAAAGIPVFAWKGETEDEYWWCVEQTLRGPNDWSPNLLLDDGGDLTQIIHEKYPSMLAAIKGVSEETTTGVARLYDMAKKGQLGMPAINVNDSVTKSKFDNLYGCRESLLDGIKRATDVMIAGKVALVLGYGDVGKGCAQALRGQGASVWISEIDPICALQAAMEGYRVVRLDEVAEQVDIVITATGNYHVVKHEHMVRMRNQAILCNIGHFDSEIDIQSLRGYQWENIKPQVDHVIFPDGKRLIILAEGRLVNLGCATGHPSFVMSTSFTNQVLAQIELFQHTQHYDKQVYVLPKHLDEKVARLHLDRIGAKLTQLTKEQANYLGVPIDGPYKPEYYRY, from the coding sequence ATGGATACTGTTGTAACAAAAAATCACGCAACCCAAGATTATAAAGTTGCTGATCTGTCTTTAGCGGCCTGGGGGCGAAAAGAAATCGCCATTGCAGAAACAGAAATGCCGGGTTTGATGGCTTTGCGGAAGGAGTTCGCTACCGAAAAACCACTGCGAGGTGCACGTATTGCAGGTTGTTTGCATATGACAATTCAAACGGCTGTTTTGATCGAAACCTTGCTTGCTCTGGGAGCGGAAGTTCGTTGGTCATCATGCAATATCTTTTCAACGCAGAATCATGCTGCAGCCGCCATGGCGGCTGCAGGTATACCCGTATTTGCCTGGAAGGGTGAAACGGAAGATGAATATTGGTGGTGCGTAGAGCAAACGTTGCGTGGCCCCAATGACTGGTCACCCAATTTGCTACTCGATGATGGCGGTGATTTAACCCAGATTATCCATGAAAAATACCCATCCATGTTGGCGGCAATTAAGGGCGTATCTGAAGAAACGACAACTGGCGTAGCAAGACTTTACGACATGGCTAAAAAAGGCCAATTGGGAATGCCTGCTATTAATGTCAATGACTCAGTAACCAAATCTAAATTTGATAATCTTTACGGCTGTCGTGAATCACTTCTAGATGGCATTAAGCGCGCAACAGATGTGATGATAGCGGGAAAGGTAGCACTGGTTCTTGGTTATGGGGATGTAGGTAAAGGCTGTGCGCAAGCGCTGCGAGGTCAGGGTGCCTCGGTATGGATTAGTGAGATTGATCCAATTTGTGCGTTGCAAGCAGCCATGGAAGGGTATCGAGTCGTTAGACTGGATGAGGTCGCTGAGCAGGTTGATATCGTTATTACAGCGACAGGTAATTACCACGTGGTCAAACATGAGCATATGGTACGGATGCGGAATCAAGCTATTCTATGCAATATAGGCCATTTTGATTCAGAAATTGATATCCAGAGTTTACGTGGATATCAATGGGAAAATATTAAGCCTCAAGTTGATCATGTGATTTTCCCCGATGGTAAGCGGTTGATTATTCTTGCTGAAGGGCGTTTGGTCAATTTGGGTTGTGCCACCGGGCACCCCAGTTTTGTTATGTCTACCTCTTTTACAAATCAGGTTTTGGCGCAAATAGAATTATTTCAACATACTCAACACTATGACAAGCAGGTCTATGTTCTCCCCAAACATCTGGATGAAAAAGTCGCGCGTTTACATTTAGACCGTATTGGTGCAAAACTGACACAGTTAACTAAGGAGCAGGCAAATTATCTCGGTGTTCCCATTGATGGTCCTTACAAACCTGAATACTATCGCTATTAG
- a CDS encoding S8 family peptidase, with protein sequence MRCQGLIGLVLFSFIHLVAAEEAAIRVIVKYKQPLAVSSLRALLSQTAHLPIYSLTPIAGGAYTLVFNDKNLPKTALKKMDSTARILDQLRKNPNIIYAVKDRVGYFKPVPNPQSMRLTPMLSHELQWDEFSPPAGMMLESAPGRRDGAWAYSTGLARNPVIVAVLDTGITLNDSLVNNLVKDTAGNIWGWNFAANNNNVLDETGTYHGTHVAGIIAGYGDVMMGVGENLKILPVKIPDATGMFYESQVINAIYWSVGGRVPGAPINPYPAKVLNMSFGVDERPGKEIDHCDAALQDALLFVRQQGAVITAAAGNDNRWEHYNAPAACNGTMKIAATGPEGLRAYYSNYGPSVSFSAPGGDLRYGREGGILSTVNPGGGYQGSGFDFYQGSSMASPHAAGVAGLIFAIREGEILPEQVEQILYATTHDFGKSNDSNKSCVGEKPCGHGILDAEKAVKATLANFDRIITVPTANGLTLSSCGRNTYQPAVTVLNTGTKKEPTEWLQMTSACQQKKEYARIQLQTNGDEIIVNYGAVSYRLNNSGFTHCQLIGKQGVGCYR encoded by the coding sequence ATGCGTTGTCAAGGATTGATAGGATTAGTACTTTTTTCTTTTATTCATCTGGTTGCTGCTGAAGAAGCTGCTATAAGGGTTATTGTAAAATATAAACAACCTTTAGCAGTATCTTCTTTGCGAGCTTTACTAAGTCAAACTGCCCATTTGCCTATCTACTCATTAACACCTATTGCAGGTGGCGCTTATACGTTAGTCTTTAATGATAAAAACTTACCGAAAACTGCTCTCAAAAAAATGGATAGCACTGCAAGGATTCTTGACCAACTCCGTAAAAATCCAAATATAATTTATGCCGTTAAAGACAGAGTAGGTTATTTCAAACCGGTTCCTAATCCTCAATCAATGCGCTTAACGCCAATGCTTTCTCATGAATTGCAATGGGATGAGTTTTCACCCCCGGCGGGTATGATGTTGGAATCTGCACCAGGACGCCGAGATGGTGCCTGGGCTTATAGTACTGGCCTGGCAAGAAATCCAGTGATTGTTGCTGTCTTGGATACCGGTATTACCCTTAATGACAGTTTGGTTAATAACTTGGTTAAAGATACTGCAGGGAATATTTGGGGATGGAATTTTGCTGCAAATAATAACAATGTTCTTGATGAAACGGGTACTTACCATGGCACTCATGTAGCAGGGATTATTGCTGGTTATGGCGATGTCATGATGGGAGTTGGTGAGAATCTGAAAATTTTACCGGTTAAAATTCCTGACGCAACAGGGATGTTTTACGAAAGTCAGGTGATTAATGCCATATACTGGTCTGTGGGAGGACGTGTACCTGGAGCGCCGATTAACCCCTATCCCGCTAAAGTACTCAATATGAGTTTTGGTGTTGATGAACGTCCTGGCAAGGAAATTGACCATTGTGATGCGGCCTTACAGGATGCTTTGTTATTTGTACGCCAACAAGGCGCGGTTATTACTGCTGCTGCAGGTAATGATAATCGCTGGGAGCATTATAATGCACCCGCTGCGTGTAATGGGACTATGAAGATTGCGGCTACAGGACCAGAAGGTTTGCGTGCTTACTATTCCAATTATGGGCCGAGCGTCAGTTTTTCTGCTCCTGGAGGGGATCTGCGTTATGGTAGGGAAGGTGGTATTCTTTCCACGGTTAACCCCGGTGGTGGTTATCAAGGCTCGGGTTTTGATTTCTACCAGGGAAGCAGTATGGCCTCACCCCATGCAGCAGGTGTAGCGGGTTTAATTTTTGCAATTAGAGAGGGAGAAATATTACCAGAACAGGTAGAGCAAATTCTTTATGCAACGACCCATGACTTTGGGAAAAGTAACGATAGCAATAAATCTTGCGTCGGTGAAAAGCCTTGTGGGCATGGAATTTTAGATGCTGAGAAAGCTGTTAAAGCCACATTAGCCAATTTTGACAGGATTATTACTGTTCCAACAGCCAATGGATTAACTCTTTCATCTTGTGGCAGAAATACTTATCAACCTGCCGTTACCGTTCTAAATACTGGTACAAAGAAAGAGCCAACAGAATGGTTGCAAATGACGTCAGCTTGTCAGCAGAAAAAAGAATACGCCCGTATACAACTACAAACGAATGGGGACGAAATAATTGTGAACTATGGGGCGGTAAGTTACCGTTTAAATAATTCAGGATTTACCCATTGCCAGCTCATTGGTAAACAGGGTGTAGGCTGTTATCGCTAA